One Oryza sativa Japonica Group chromosome 8, ASM3414082v1 DNA window includes the following coding sequences:
- the LOC4345820 gene encoding probable carboxylesterase 12 has protein sequence MAASISSALLLLLNMAGALLSPRAPPPAPAALTGAGDGEDVDFFFFPFLVLYKSGRVVRFIGTDTVPASMDPATGVASKDVVIDADAGLAVRLYLPNVANLTAGKRGGGDKLPVVVFYHGGGFVTESAFSPTYHRYLNALVSKARVVAVSVEYHLAPEHRLPRAYDDAWAALRWVLENAGAGPEPWLSRHGDTARLFLVGDSAGGNIAHNVAMRAGGEGGLHGGAAIRGVALLDPYFWGKRPVPSETADPATRRWRERTWGFVCAGRYEVDDPVIDPVAMARGEWRRLGRARVLVTVASLDTLSARGRAYVAAARASGWGGEAVLYETPGENHVYFLVEPDGEKAAKEMDAVVAFINEGEQVITASRMDA, from the coding sequence ATGGCGGCGAGCATCTCGTCtgcgctgctgctcctgctcaaCATGGCGGGAGCATTGCTCTCGCCgcgcgctcctcctccggctccggcagccttaaccggcgccggcgacggcgaggacgtcgacttcttcttcttccccttcctggTCCTCTACAAGAGCGGCCGCGTCGTGCGGTTCATTGGCACGGACACCGTGCCGGCGTCGATGGACCCGGCCACCGGCGTGGCCTCCAAGGACGTGGTcatcgacgccgacgccggcctcgccgtccGCCTCTACTTGCCGAACGTCGCCAACCTCACGGCGGggaagcgcggcggcggcgacaagctGCCGGTGGTGGTGTTCTACCACGGCGGCGGGTTCGTGACGGAGTCGGCGTTCTCGCCGACGTACCATCGCTACCTCAACGCGCTGGTGTCGAAGGCCCGGGTGGTCGCCGTGTCCGTGGAGTACCACCTCGCGCCGGAGCACCGGCTCCCGAGGGCCTACGACGACGCGtgggcggcgctccggtgggtGCTCGAGAACGCCGGTGCCGGGCCGGAGCCATGGCTGTCGCGCCACGGCGACACGGCGAGGCTGTTCCTCGTCGGGGACAGCGCCGGCGGCAACATCGCGCACAACGTGGCGATGcgcgccggcggggagggggggctgcacggcggcgcggccatcCGCGGCGTGGCTCTCCTCGACCCCTACTTCTGGGGGAAGCGGCCGGTGCCGTCGGAGACGGCGGacccggcgacgcggcggtggcgggagcggACGTGGGGGTTCGTGTGCGCGGGGCGGTACGAGGTGGACGACCCGGTGATCGACCCGGTGGCCATGGCGCGcggggagtggcggcggctcgggcgcgcgcgcgtgctggTGACGGTGGCGTCGCTGGACACGCTGAGCGCGAGGGGCCGCGCCTACGTCGCGGCGGCCAGGGCGAGCGGCtggggcggcgaggcggtgctGTACGAGACGCCCGGCGAGAACCATGTCTACTTCCTCGTGGAGCCGGACGGCGAGAAGGCGGCCAAGGAGATGGATGCTGTCGTCGCATTCATCAATGAAGGAGAACAAGTGATCACAGCTTCAAGAATGGATGCTTAA
- the LOC4345821 gene encoding 2-hydroxyisoflavanone dehydratase, whose amino-acid sequence MNPDTEVDFDFSPLLIRYKSGRVHRLMGTARVDAGTDAVTGVTSKDVVIDAQSGGLAARLYLPGGVPRCEKLPVVVYFHGGGFVVHSAFSRVHSRFLNALVAAAGVVAVSVDYRLAPEHPLPAAYDDAWAALRWTVASCSASGGPEPWLAEHGDAARIFVAGDSAGANIAHNVTMRAGKDGLPGGARIEGMVLLHPFFRGGELMPSERVDPELPRRAERSWGFMCAGRYGIDHPFINPLSTPAEEWAALGCRRALVTVGELDTMRDRARMYVEVLRGSAWEGEEAALYETGGEGHVYFLEEAAAAAGGDKAEAELDAVVSFIKRSSAAT is encoded by the coding sequence ATGAATCCGGACACCGAGGTCGACTTCGACTTCTCGCCATTGCTCATCCGCTACAAGAGCGGCCGCGTCCACCGTCTGATGGGCACCGCGAGGGTCGACGCCGGCACGGACGCCGTCACCGGCGTCACCTCCAAGGACGTGGTCATCGACGCCCAGTccggcggcctcgccgcgcgGCTGTACCTGCCCGGCGGCGTCCCGAGGTGCGAGAAGCTCCCCGTCGTCGTGTACTtccacggcggcggcttcgTCGTCCACTCGGCCTTCTCCCGCGTGCACTCCAGGTTCCTCAACGCCCTCGTGGCCGCGGCGGGCGTCGTCGCCGTGTCCGTCGACTACCGCCTCGCGCCGGAGCACCCGCTCCCCGCCGCCTACGACGACGCGTGGGCGGCGCTCCGCTGGACGGTGGCGAGCTGCTCGGCGTCCGGCGGCCCGGAGCCGTGGCTGGCGGAGCACGGCGACGCCGCGCGCATCTTCGTCGCGGGAGACAGCGCCGGCGCGAACATCGCGCACAACGTGACGATGAGGGCCGGCAAGGACGGcctccccggcggcgcgcggatcgAAGGCATGGTGCTTCTCCACCCATTCTTCCGCGGCGGGGAGCTCATGCCGTCGGAACGCGTGGACCCCGAGCTCCCGCGGCGGGCGGAGAGATCATGGGGCTTCATGTGCGCCGGGAGGTACGGGATCGACCACCCGTTCATCAACCCGCTGTCCACTCCGGCGGAGGAATGGGCGGCGCTTGGCTGCCGGCGGGCACTGGTCACCGTGGGGGAGCTCGACACGATGCGTGACCGAGCTCGGATGTACGTGGAGGTGCTGAGGGGGAGCGcgtgggaaggggaggaggcggcgctgtacgagaccggcggcgagggccacGTCTACTTCctcgaggaggccgccgccgccgccgggggagacaaggcggaggcggagcttgATGCCGTCGTCTCCTTCATCAAGCGATCCAGCGCAGCGACATAG
- the LOC4345822 gene encoding tuliposide A-converting enzyme b2, amyloplastic, whose translation MASRSLFALLVVAAAMCASVASALRSRAATDPNMEVKFDFTPFLIQYRSGRVQRLMGTTVVAPSLDVRTGVVSKDVVVDRSTGLAVRLYRPKHRGGRLPVLIYFHGGAFVVESAFDPVYHNYLNALAAKAGAIAVSVNYRLAPEHPLPAAYDDAWTVLRWVAADMQRGADSWLARRGDASRLFVAGDSAGGNIAHNLAMRAGQHGGGATIRGVALLDPYFLGKYVDPTAQRAWGFICAGRYGMEHPYVNPMALPAASWRRLATSRVLMTVSDLDRLGPWQRAYVDALRGSGWPGEARLYVTPGEGHCYFLNNLESPKEAMHMATLAAFINRDT comes from the coding sequence ATGGCGTCGCGGTCGCTGTTCGCGTTGCTggtagtggcggcggcgatgtgtGCGTCGGTGGCGTCGGCATTGCGGAGCAGGGCGGCGACCGACCCGAACATGGAGGTGAAGTTCGACTTCACGCCGTTTCTGATCCAGTACAGGAGTGGCAGGGTGCAGAGGCTGATGGggacgacggtggtggcgccgTCGCTGGACGTGCGCACCGGGGTGGTGTCCAAGGACGTGGTCGTCGACCGGAGCACGGGGCTCGCGGTGCGGCTGTACCGGCCGAAGCACCGGGGCGGGAGGCTCCCGGTGCTCATCTACTTCCACGGCGGCGCGTTCGTCGTCGAGTCGGCGTTCGACCCGGTGTACCACAACTACCTCAACGCGCTCGCGGCCAAGGCCGGCGCCATCGCGGTGTCGGTGAACTACCGCCTGGCCCCCGAGCACCCGCTCCCCGCGGCGTACGACGACGCGTGGACGGTGCTCAGGTGGGTGGCCGCCGACATGCAGCGCGGCGCGGACTCGTGGCTCGCGAGGCGCGGGGACGCGTCGCGCCTGTTCGTGGCCGGGGACAGCGCCGGCGGCAACATCGCGCACAACCTCGCGATGCGCGCGgggcagcacggcggcggcgcgacgatccGCGGCGTGGCGCTGCTGGACCCGTACTTCCTGGGGAAATACGTCGACCCGACGGCGCAGCGGGCGTGGGGTTTCATCTGCGCGGGGAGGTACGGGATGGAGCACCCGTACGTGAACCCGATGGCGCTgccggcggcgtcgtggaggcGCCTCGCCACCTCCCGCGTGCTGATGACGGTGTCCGACCTCGACCGGCTCGGCCCGTGGCAGCGCGCGTACGTGGACGCGCTCCGTGGCAGCGGGTGGCCCGGGGAGGCGCGGCTGTACGTGACGCCCGGCGAGGGCCACTGCTACTTCCTCAACAACCTCGAGTCGCCCAAGGAAGCCATGCATATGGCCACGCTCGCCGCGTTCATTAACCGCGACACCTAG
- the LOC4345824 gene encoding tuliposide A-converting enzyme 1, chloroplastic, which yields MGEPDDEITFEFLPLIRCYRSGRVDRLLPDTRVPPSVDAATGVASRDVTIDPATGLWARLYLPDLDGGERKLLPVVVYLHGGGLVVGSAADALEHGFANRLCARARALVVSVDYRLAPEHPVPACYDDAWSALQWAVAAASADPWLRDHGDRERVFVLGYSSGGNIAHNVTLRAGAEELPGGASVKGMALLHPYFMAAKKADGEVKNAWLRGKLEEMWALACGGGRTTAGLDDPRINPVADGAPSLRRLGCDRVLVCLADDELEVRGKAYYDGLLESGWAEDAAELLVSGEDHEYVHRDPDSAKAVVVMDRLAALFGGKN from the coding sequence ATGGGAGAGCCCGACGACGAGATCACGTTCGAGTTCCTGCCGCTGATCCGGTGCTACAGGAGCGGCCGCGTCGACCGCCTCCTCCCGGACACCCGCGTCCCGCCCtccgtcgacgccgccaccggcgtCGCCTCCCGCGACGTCACCATCGACCCGGCCACCGGCCTGTGGGCGCGCCTCTACCTCCccgacctcgacggcggcgagaggaagcTGCTGCCCGTCGTCGTGTACCTCCACGGCGGTGGCCTCGTCGTCGGCTCCGCCGCGGACGCGCTCGAGCACGGGTTCGCCAACCGTCTctgcgcgcgggcgcgcgcccTCGTGGTGTCCGTCGACTACCGCCTCGCGCCCGAGCACCCCGTCCCCGCCTGCTACGACGACGCGTGGTCCGCGCTGCAgtgggccgtcgccgccgcgagcgCCGACCCGTGGCTCCGCGACCACGGCGACAGGGAGCGCGTCTTCGTGCTCGGGTACAGCTCCGGCGGCAACATCGCCCACAACGTCACCCTCCGCGCCGGGGCCGAGGAGCTCCCCGGCGGCGCGAGCGTCAAGGGGATGGCGCTGCTGCACCCGTACTTCATGGCGGCCAAGAAGGCCGACGGCGAGGTGAAGAACGCGTGGCTGAGGGGCAAGCTGGAGGAGATGTGGGCgttggcgtgcggcggcggccggaccaCGGCGGGGCTGGACGACCCGCGGATCAACCCGGTGGCCGACGGCGCGCCGAGCCTGCGCCGGCTCGGCTGCGACCGCGTCCTGGTCTgcctcgccgacgacgagctgGAGGTCCGGGGCAAGGCGTACTACGACGGGTTGCTGGAGAGCGGGTGGGCAGAGGACGCCGCCGAGCTGCTTGTCTCCGGCGAGGATCACGAGTACGTCCACCGCGATCCCGACAGCGCCAAGGCCGTGGTTGTGATGGACCGGCTAGCCGCGCTCTTTGGCGGGAAAAATTAG
- the LOC4345825 gene encoding probable carboxylesterase 12, with product MDAAPTAPPAASADDEIVYESMPCIRIYKNRVERYFGSEFVAASTDAATGVASHDRVISSNVSARLYLPRLDDSAAAKAKLPVLVYYHGGGFCLGSAFNPTFHAYFNTFAALANALVVSVEYRLAPEHPVPAAYADSWEALAWVAGHAAGDGDEAWLVDHADFSRLYLGGESAGSNIAHHIAMRVAEEGLPHGAKIRGLVMIHPYFLGTNRVASDDLDPAVRESLGSLWRVMCPATTGEDDPLINPLVDGAPALDALACDRVLVCIGEGDVLRDRGRAYYDRLTSSGWRGEAEIWQAPEKGHTFHLLEPHCDAAIAQDKVISGFLNR from the coding sequence ATGGACGCCGCacccaccgcgccgccggcggcgtcggccgacGACGAGATCGTGTACGAGTCGATGCCCTGCATCCGCATCTACAAGAACCGCGTGGAGCGCTACTTCGGCTCCGAGTTCGTCGCCGCGtccaccgacgccgccaccggcgtCGCCTCCCACGACCGCGTCATCTCCTCCAACGTCTCCGCGCGCCTCTACCTCCCCCGCCTCgacgactccgccgccgccaaggccaAGCTCCCCGTGCTCGTCTACTACCACGGCGGCGGGTTCTGCCTCGGCTCGGCCTTCAACCCCACGTTCCACGCCTACTTCAACACCTTCGCCGCGCTCGCCAACGCCCTCGTCGTCTCCGTCGAGTACCGCCTCGCGCCGGAGCACCCCGTCCCGGCGGCCTACGCGGACTCGTGGGAGGCGCTCGCGTGGGTCGCCGGACACGCCGCGGGGGATGGCGACGAGGCGTGGCTCGTCGACCACGCCGACTTCTCCCGCCTCTACCTCGGCGGCGAGAGCGCCGGCTCCAACATCGCGCACCACATAGCGATGCGGGTGGCCGAGGAGGGGCTCCCCCACGGCGCCAAGATCCGGGGCCTCGTCATGATCCACCCCTACTTCCTCGGCACTAACAGGGTGGCCTCCGACGACCTGGACCCCGCCGTGCGCGAGAGCCTCGGGAGCCTGTGGCGCGTCATGTGCCCGGCCACCACGGGCGAGGACGACCCGCTCATCAACCCGCTCGTGGACGGCGCGCCGGCGCTCGACGCGCTGGCGTGCGACCGCGTGCTCGTGTGCATCGGCGAGGGCGACGTGCTCCGCGACCGCGGCCGCGCCTACTACGACCGGCTCACGTCGAGCGggtggcgcggcgaggcggagatATGGCAGGCGCCGGAGAAGGGGCACACGTTCCACCTCCTCGAGCCGCACTGCGACGCGGCCATCGCGCAGGACAAGGTCATCAGTGGCTTCCTCAACCGTtga
- the LOC107278581 gene encoding uncharacterized protein, whose product MAGHKVVFCTCILIFIVVVISGQAEARRLAAVANGNEDAVAVEGDGSFRAVQETASSASTDHAAAGRGGGGAATAVQGSMPMTTTDSRPTAPGNSPGIGNKGKINN is encoded by the coding sequence ATGGCTGGACACAAGGTGGTATTCTGCACTTGCATTCTGAtcttcatcgtcgtcgtcatctcaGGCCAGGCCGAAGCCCggaggctggcggcggtggccaacGGCAATGAGGATGCCGTCGCCGTGGAAGGTGACGGGAGCTTCAGAGCAGTGCAAGAAACTGCTTCTTCTGCGTCGACTGATCATGCAGCTgcaggtcgaggcggcggcggcgccgccaccgccgtacAAGGAAGCATGCCAATGACGACGACGGACTCCCGCCCTACTGCTCCCGGGAACAGCCCCGGCATAGGCAACAAGGGGAAGATCAACAACTAG